Within Hypomesus transpacificus isolate Combined female chromosome 10, fHypTra1, whole genome shotgun sequence, the genomic segment GGCCCTATATGGCTCCAGGAAACACCCCCTTGCACTAtgcatgtgtttctgtacagGTTACAGACCTTTGGGGCGGAGCCCGTTCAAAAgaagtcacccccccccccccctcaacccacCCGTTCCCATTGGCTACACTATGACAAGCCATCTTCATGTctgttttttccttttttacgtgttttttttgtttttgttgtctttCTACATATGCATGAGGTCCTTGGAATATCCTTAGTTTGGCCTAATGTTGTTTACTTGAATTTTATGTCAAATGACCTCGTTACTTGTACAACAAAATGATGAAGGCAACACATCCTGATATTATTACACATGCTAATGCTTTCCTTGAATAACTCTAGAggtaatatatttttgtattctaAATATAGACAAATTTAAACTATTATCGctaaccaaaaaatagtgcaaTTATGCATTACAATACATCCCTTTTACACCCAAGTAGACAGCTTCCAGTGGTTGAAGGGATGTGGATGATTAAGTGATGAGCGAATGAAGGAGAAGAAAATGAGGAATGGTAGGAGAAGTGGGTGTTGTGTGAGGCCTGGAAGTAAGGCTCTTGCACTCTGTGGTTCAAGTCTGTAAGCACAATGACGAGAAGCAACCCTGCATGTCTTTTGAAAGCCTAATTAATGTTATCTACTCATTTGTAAATATCATTGGCCTTTTAGAATACCCTTGTTACTCATATTCATACATTTTACTATGGCTGGGGAGAACCTGAACTCATTCATTCACTGTACTGCAAAATAAAGAGGTTTCTCAGTCTTAAATCTAGTAGTAATAGTAGTAATGTTGaaattttttattgtttttgttcagATACATTTCTTGATTCCTATTCGTTTCTCAATAGGTgagcagccattttgtactcTACTCAATACAAGACCAATAATGGTTACAGTCTACAACGAGGAGCTGATTACCACAAAAAACTGAAGGATATCCTCTGTTAGCCGGCTCCAATTCGAGGGTACTCTGGGTATTGTATCCACTCCCTTGTCAGCATCAGGTCACTTCTCTTCGTCGTCTTGCATGGGGGAGTGTCCGGATCTGTGGTTAAGGACCTGGTAGAGCTTTCCccgggtgtgtgtggaggtctgcctgccctccacctgccctctgcCCTGCAGCTCAGAGCACAGGAGGTCCAGACGCTGATTGAGCttcaccagcaccaccagcagagtCCCACCAGCCAGCATCAGGCACGGCCACAGCAGAGAGAACAGGGCCTGTCTCAGGGTGTGCTGCCTGGTCAAGATGGCGTCCTCGGGGTAGCGTCCAGGGTTGGTGAGGCACGTCAGAGAGTTCCCCAGCTCACGCAGCTCCTCCAAATAGCTCTTGATGTTGTGCACTTCGCTTTCGAGTTCTTTTCTGTCTCGCTGGCATTTGGGAACGTAGAAACACTGTGGGATGAGAAGACGGCACACACCAACAGATCTAAAACGGGTGTCACGACAACAGCTTTCCTGCAAGGACGACCACGCCTATATTTGGGTTCACTGTACCAGTGGATTGAGGAGAACTGACTCTTCATCGTAGTGGAAGTGAGCCTTCTGTCCAGACTGGGTGATGTTGACGAGAACCCTGAGACATGGAGCCATGCTCACTCCTCGACAGTCCACCCACTCCTCCAGAACGTCCGACTGGACCAGGGAGCAGTTGGCCTCCTCGTCCCAGTGACTGGCAGTGACAAGCCGTTTCAGCAAAACATCAAATCAGTGGTGAAGATTTGGTGTGATTTACTTTTTGGGCTGACTTGGACACATCTTACCTGTTGAGGTAGGGTTTCACATAGATGATCCCCACTACGAAGAACATCAACACAGCAAAGGCCATCATGGCGAAGGCCAGCAGAACAGCTCTGTCTTCCCCGACACTGGACACTGTCATCTGGGACTTggctttctctccttccctccctgccaGGTCCTGTGCTGCCCCTGTGTGGAGGACCTCcctgtgtcacacacaaacagggcaAGTCATCCGGCTCCACCCTTCTTTGCTCATCCCTGGAACTCATCCTAACCAAAGAACGGTCACTGAGTTCCATAGCCAGGAGGCAGTGTCTGcatctcttgtctgtctcagaCCCTAACGCATCCATTCCAGCAGTGGCCTTGTAGCTTACCTTGTCTGTCGCCTGCGAGCGCCCTGCAGGTTGATGTTGATGGGGATGCTAAAGGACTTCCGCGGGGAGGCTGTGTTCAGGAGCATCCCAGCCTGTTGACTCAAAATCCTCAGCAGTGAGTCTCACACATAGCAATCGTGTTCAGCCAATACAACTATGTTGCTTTTGACCTGTTTGTCACACGGTCTTAGAGACAAGTCTATAGCATTCTGTCTTATCTGCCACCCTATAATGAAGTCCAATGACTAAACAAACAGGGTGGCAAATACAGCAGCATGCAATTCCCTCTTGTTTACCATGGCTCAAAGGTGAGTGAGAACATCCTCCTCTCTAAGCACAGGGGTTTCTATAGAAACCGCCACAGGTGAGCCAGGTAAGATGCAATTAAGCTCCAACTGAACCTCAGGAGGCCAGACCATGTCATGTGGAAACGTGTCATTCAGCTCGGTAATATATTCACATTCATTAAGAAGAACATCCAAATCATTAGTCTGATAGTTTCATTTGGACTATTCAACGATTAATGATTTCCTAAACCATTTCATCGATAAAGTGCCAGAACCTGCTGAGGGGCAAATAGTAGAAGTAGGAGAGTCTCATTTTTTCATTGCCCCAATAAAATACCTGAGTGCagagtgcaaacacacacacatacagtacactaaACACACCCAAAAGGATGTACTCTGCAAAGTCTGTTTTCTGTCATTCTGGATGTGGTTGGAGGACTGCCTGTGGCTCTGCATTCTCACACCTCATCATTTGAACATTCGGAAATTGTAAATATAAGTTTAAGAAATCTATTATTCATGCGTTTTCTTTCcccaaacattttttattattcatGATGTGTTGATTATGAGAAAATGAAACATGGAGGTATTAACTCAGTGTCACATATACCCTTAGGTAAGGCAGCCACTGCCAGCCTGTTATGCTAAGTACTACACAAAGACTCAAACACATTATTCATAAATACTTGAGAAGAGTAAGGGTTATACAAGTATAATGTCCTCTGTTCAACACTTTATTTTAGCCAGTAAATAGTTTTAGTTTTCcataaaacattttctttgctCGTTGTAACAAACCAGATAATGTTCTTTAGTTCCAATGCTCGAATGGCTACAAAATAATGTAGACCAAAAAAGGTGAGAAGTGAACACAAGTGACATCACCAACTTTCACCCCCTCTCTTTACCATGAATGAGAAATGAGGCCTGTAGTGTAGGCTTTTGAGTAGTGTGAAAATCAACCATTGGTGTGTAATGCGAGCTGACGAgattaataatatataatacTTGGAGTAGGCCCACTGGGTTGCCTAGCCTTGTAACATAAGATATTTCTCTGGCTGACGAATGTTACAGACTTATCTGTGTGGACCGGTGGCGTCTTTATTCTAAAAATAAGCTTGCACTTCTCAACACAAACGGCATTTTATTCGTTAAAAAGCGATTAAAGGTTACAGCATTAGGTACACGAGTTTCGATAATCGTCCATCATCTTCGCACGATTGGCAGCGGTTCAGGTAGGCAAAATACAAACTACCTTTAATAATGGTCAACCCTTATATAATGTTAGTTATCATATCTGccatacaaaatgtatttccTAAAATACAGTGGAGGATATTCCAGTGATTACTCGGGGAAGCAAGCATAATTGGACGCATCGGGTCTCTTATTTGATAAGTGCATCCTCAAACAAAGTCGGAAACTTGAGAACATGTGGAGGCAAAAGTTGCTTAACACCGAAAACAGAGTCATGGATAATCTTAAGAAAAGAAATGCAACCTTTCTCACAATTGGACTGATATTTCTACTCAGTGGTATTGAGTATGGTAAGTTCATTTAAACTCTGCTGTTATTTAGACTGAGCTGAATGGAGGATCAATGCCAGAATAACTTTTAATTCAACCATTATTCTGAGCCcatacaccatctctctctctctctctctctctctctctctctctctctctctctctctctctctctctctctctctctctctctctctctctctctctctctctctctctctctctctctctctctcactgaagacactgaaaaggtttctctcctgtgtgtgttctctctctgtgtctctctctctgtctgtaactgtctctctcactctcactcacttttttTTGTCTATGTTCCATTCTAGCTGTAATTCTCCCTACAATATGGAGATACTTGCAGATCCTGGAGGCCCCCCCTTAttttctgggtctgggtctctcTGCCTTCAGCCTGAGTGGACTGCTCACAGGTCCCCTCTTTGGGCTCTGGTCAGACCGAACGAGAACTACAAAGTCCATAATCCTTTTCGCCAATGTATTTGAGATAGTTGGTGAGCAATCGTATAATTATCCCAAATCACATTACATCTCACCACATGACAGAGTATGAATGCTGTCATCATGAAGTTAATTAAATACTCTTGCTGTTAGAGTGCACATAAACACTTATACAAACAGAAGAATATAAAAAAAGTTTACATTTCTTGATGAAGTGTCTCCactaaaaatacatttcatattTGGAATATACTTCCTGAATTAGCTTTTATAACTAGTCTTTTATGAAGAGCTTCTAGCAAAATGAAACTCAAAATGCACTGGGAATAGCTTCAGCTGCATTCACTCATGATATTCATTTCTAGGGTACAGTTATGCCTTCCAGCCTTATTTAAATGGGAACTATTATCTGTCTCCTAGGTAACTTCATGTATTTCATGGGATACTCAAAATGGATGCTGTTGTGCAGTCGGCTTGTAGCAGGTGATAGTCATCCACCCTGACAGTTTCAATGAATTTCTCCAATTTCCCGAAACGTGAAATAGGACTCTGATTGAATGTTTGCGATGCCTCCCAGGTATTGGTGCTGGAGCAGGCTCCTCCATCTTCAGCTTCCTGACACGAAGCACGCGTCCAGAGGAGCGCGCTGGTGTCTTTGCTGCCATCATGGCTTGTCGCCAGGCCGGActcctcattggtcagttatTTGGGGGGGGCGCCAAGATGGTCTCTGAGCTTATTACCACATAGAGAAACAACTCATATATTACCACCTCTGTCTTCACAGGGCCAGCTTTCAACCTCTTCCTGCGTTTGTGCGACTTTAAGCTGGGGCCGTTTGTGGTGAACAAGTACACCTCACCTGGGGTAACACCACCCAGATAGTCTCTCAGCACAGGTTTACACATAAAGCCTCATTACTGCCAGCCATTACACTCACCAACACAGAATACCTGTCACTGTTTGGCCTTGAGCAGGGGATGCGTAGAATTAATTCAACAAATGACGGTTAAATGAAAAATGGGATTCTCCTTTTTCTTCACATCCTTCAAATATATCATCCTCAGAGTGTTTGAAATGGTTTGCGCACTGGGTGTCTGGGATGCAGGGATGACTCATGGAGGTCATTTCAGGACATGTTTAGACGTATGTTGAATGAGATTTACTCCCCCCCACTCACAGATCTTCATGTGTCTGATGTGGATCTTGCTCCAGTTTGTGGTCCTGGCTATGTACTGGGACGTGCCACCTCTCAACTCTGAAGAGGAGGGTCTGATGGTGGTGGAGCTGACGGACGACGAGAGGGAGCTCTTGGTCGACCCCGAAGACGCCCTGGACGCCTACGGCGCCGTTCATCCCGACCAATCGGAGACCGCCATCTCCTCTGAGATCCAGCCTTTCCAGGACACGTCCCAGTGtcccccgtctcctcctccctccccccttccgtCGACAGGTCCGGCCCTCGGCAACCCTTTCAAGAACTTCAGTGCTAGCAGAggtgtgaggcagggtgtgCAGCGTGGCTGTTTCCAAGTGTGTGTCAGCTTGTCCACACATCCTGCACTGTGTGCAGGTGGGAGGAGGTGACGCTGCAGACGTGGACATGCTCTGGAATCAATTACCTTTCCCCGCGGTGTCTGTCACACTGTGGTATACACttggcaaatgtgtgtgtgtgtgtgtgtaagagagacatTGTGAGAGAGAACGCGCGCAAAAAAAGAACGATTCCTCATTTGTTTGAGTGCTTTTCCCACCCATGTCAGATCCTATTTCCCCTTCATGGATTGGACTTGTGTGTTGTCTTGTGGGTTTTTCCTTGTGTGTCAGGTGTCATACTGGATTTGTGTCATGTTGTGTAAGGTGAAAgcggagcatgtgtgtgtattgattaAATCAGTTTGTTATGCGTGGGGGAGTGTGTACATGGCAGATCTTCTCTATTGATTCTCTCGCTCACAGAGTGAGTGACAGCTGAGCGTGTGTGCAACCTCTGTACAGGCTCCTCCTGGACCTGGGCTGATTACTGTGGCTGGAACTGAGACAGAATTGGAGATGTAGAAAACATCTTTTATCAGTGATTCTGCCCCCGTATGTGCTCTTTTTGAAGAGATGGAAGCTGACGAGTGCAGTATTTGTTGTGAGCAGTAGAGGATAATGGATTATTCCTGTTCTCCGAGGTTTTGAGGAAGGTAGATGTAGAGAGGGCGAGATTAAACTTTTATGGATTCACTTTTTGTGTCCTTCTCTTGTCAGGTGTGATAGCTATTAGCGTTCCACAacgtttttttctctccctccctccctccctctttcttctctctctctctctctctctctctctctctctctctctctctctctctctctctctctctctctctctctccatctctctctctctctctctctccatctctctctctctctctctctctctctctctctctctctctctctctctctctctctctctctctctctctctctgtctctctcgctctctctctctctccatctctctctctctgtctctctctctgtctatgtctctcagAGTTTTTGAGGGAGGAAGTGGTGGTGCTCCTCACAGCTCAGTTCATCACTCTCTTCAACCAGACTGCACTAGAGGTGAGACCATGTTCACCTAACCCAGACACCATCCTGGAGACAGTATATTTCTGCTCCAGGCCCACTCCCCTTGTACCAGATGTCCCCCCCGATCCTGATGTgctgttcctctccctcccccagaccatGGTGACCCCTCTGACCCAACGCTGCTTCAGCTTTGGCGAGCTGGGGAACAGCCTGATGTACGGTCTGTGCGGTGTGGAGGTCATCCTGGGCTTCTTCTTCGTGCGCTGGCTCAGCGGCCAGGTGTCGGACCGCGCCGTGCAAGCCGCCGGCCTGGTCATCTGCAGCACCGCCTGCGTCTGGTGCCTCATCTTCCTGGCCGACCCACAGGGTGAGGCGGGGCTGGTCACTCTGCCTCCGCACAGCGCCGcagtaggagggggaggggggacggaggtctggtcacacacagacacagacacgcgCACATTTGCTTTCAATGTTCACTGAGTTTGTGTTTAGGATTACAAGGTGTAGTAGGGGGGGGAGTGAGCACACACCGCACACAAACGTACCAGCTCTCGACCTTCACTGACTTTGTGTTTGTGATCTGTTTCCATATGCGCGTCATGCAGTTGTTTTCTATTCAGTAGATCCCCAGGGGTCATTTGGGACACAGGGTCCTGCCAGCCGCACATATGACAGAGCGTGTTCCCCCCCCGCAGGCGGTTACTCCTGGGAGATGACAGAGTTCATCATCGGGGTGTTCCTGCAGCTGCTGGGTCTCCCCTTCGTTGCTGTGTCCCAGGTGTCCCTGTTCTCCAAAGTCACAGCTGAAAAAACACAAGGTAGACATATGTGTGCTCTGAAGTTGCCTGTGAAATATGACCTTCTTCTTTCTCGGTCAAGTGTAGTTTAGTTGGTCATGTTATAACATTGAAAAATGTTCATGTTGAATTCAGTTTTTATTCTTCgggataaagtgtgtgtgtgcgcttgatTTGAGGCTTCAGTCAGGGTGTGCGGCGCTCTGTTGGGGGGCTGGCCACCATCCTGGGGCCTCTGTGGGCAGGTGGGCTGACTGGTAACCTGTACCTGATGCTCGGGCTGATGCTGGCTCTGCTCATCATGATCACCGTAAGTGGCCGACATTCTACACTTCCATGCACGTGTAACGAACAATCAACAGAACTCAATATCGTACACCACAATCAGGAACTGAATTTCTCTGTCCATGGACTCGGCCTCCCCATTCATCCACGTCTCTGTGAAAGTGGATTCTAATATGGTTCTGCCCTTCAAActctgatggtgatgatggggcCTGTGTCCCAGGTCATGACTGCGTTGTCCTACAGTCGTCTGGTGGAGCCCAAGGTGGTGCAGCATGCCCAGAGCTTCGACAGCGGGGGTCAGAGCTGACCCCGCTCCGCCCTGATGGACAGCCGTGgtcagagggaaggaagggtCCCCCGATTGGCCGACTGAAAGGTTAAAGGTACATTGTACACTGACGGGACGTGTATGTCAAATGAAATATAGGAATGCAACCCAAGTACGTagtttgctctgtgtgtgttgtagatAGTATTTTGTATGGTGTACTGTTTATAGAGTTATATACAGTGTATGTATATACATTTTTGTATATCATTCATAATATTGTTTTAACAGTACTCAAGGGGGCGCCCGGTTGCGCTGTTTGAAACATAACCAGTGATGTAATTGAAGTTGAACGGATCTGCAGTCGAACAACTATTTATAGTGCAAGTGTTAATGGGAGAACATTTGTCTTTTCGTACCAATGTAAGTTTGTACCAAtactcccttcccccctctgccTTTGTTGTCCGAGTAACAACTGATCCAAAAAGACTACAATAGGAGAGTGTCAGGCAAGGAGTTGATCAGTGCAACCAATGTTTTGTCGTCAAATTTTTTAATGAAATTTGAACCTGTCATCCATGTGAAAATAAATGAGTCATGATCAGGTTTTGATCTCCTATGGCACCGTGTATTTGGTATTTTTCTGCGACAATCAAGCTTCTGAGATTTGCGGCCTTGTCGTGTGATGAAAAGTCCACAGCGATCCAGCTGGTAACACACATCCGCCACTAGAGAGCACTGTGCTATTCTGAGCGACAGCGCAAAGCCCAGAGCATCATCAGAGACATTTACATCAGCTTCACACCCAGGGTTCCCAGACAGTGTAcagacatttacattgagtcattcagcagacgctcttatccagagtgacttacagtaagtacagggacattcccccgaggcaagtagggtgaagtgccttgcccaaggacacaacgtcatttgcacagccggaatcgaaccgacaaccttctgattaatagcccgattccctaaccgctcagccatctgacacaccTGAAGATACAGAAGGAGTAACCTTTGCAATGTTAAACGCTCTCTTTAGCTTCGGTCAGGAGGTTCATGTATGGCATTAAAAACTCAACCCAATCTCAGATGTAGGCATATTTGAGAGCACATTAAAGCAGCGTAATCAAAAACCGTGACATtcaagggagagaaaaggaagaacACTGAATGAGGTCAAATCTTTAAAAAGTTAACCAGAACTGTCTTGTCAGCATCAGTTCCGTAAGACGGGTTAAAATAAAAATGGACCCCAGTTTTAGTTTTAGCCCCTTGAAATAATTCACGAGTACAAATAATAGGTCTTTCTCCGAAGCGTCTGAGTGCAGTTTTGCTTTGCACTCAGAAGGACAGGCAAGAGAGTTGCAGCTGCTGCATTTAGACCTTTAAGGGTTGGTACACAGGTGTCCAATCCTCATGTTTGTCATCCGATCCATCGGGGTGTTTCTGCTTTGATTCCGTACCAATCTGAACTGGCGGCAAACCCCCGTGAGGTATGAAGATAGAGAAGTCCTTGTCCCTGTGTCCATATGTTAAACACACTCTAGGGAGATCACAACAGCATGAAATGTTAAACGTACATGGAAGCATCACTTAATGATTTGGACAGGAGCTGAGGTTTCTAACTGCTGAAAGGAATCTTGTGGTATCAGACCCTGGGAATGCAGAACAGGAAAGAACAAAGTCTTAGAGGACTTGCAATACCACTTGTACATGTTAGTGCCACTCGGTACAATGGATGCAAAGCGTGTGTTACCAGTACATTGCAGAGGAAGCACCATCATCATAAACATACAGCTTTTCAAACGGTACTCAACATGTATTTCGCTGTTATTAGTAAGTCTGAAATAGTTCAACTTCAATTGCCGGTTTCATgaaaatgactttaaactgGCTATCTGCATGTTATCAAGTGAAGTAATGCAAGCGTCTAGACTAAGTATGTCAAATAAATCTCCTTAGCCAATCAACTATAAAAGTAAATTAACTTTTAGGCATCTGACAAAAACAAAGGTGACGTGTTTGCAAGAATAACAGCCCAGAATTTGA encodes:
- the kcnmb3 gene encoding calcium-activated potassium channel subunit beta-3, with the protein product MLLNTASPRKSFSIPININLQGARRRQTREVLHTGAAQDLAGREGEKAKSQMTVSSVGEDRAVLLAFAMMAFAVLMFFVVGIIYVKPYLNSHWDEEANCSLVQSDVLEEWVDCRGVSMAPCLRVLVNITQSGQKAHFHYDEESVLLNPLCFYVPKCQRDRKELESEVHNIKSYLEELRELGNSLTCLTNPGRYPEDAILTRQHTLRQALFSLLWPCLMLAGGTLLVVLVKLNQRLDLLCSELQGRGQVEGRQTSTHTRGKLYQVLNHRSGHSPMQDDEEK
- the mfsd8l2 gene encoding major facilitator superfamily domain-containing protein 8, producing MDNLKKRNATFLTIGLIFLLSGIEYAVILPTIWRYLQILEAPPYFLGLGLSAFSLSGLLTGPLFGLWSDRTRTTKSIILFANVFEIVGNFMYFMGYSKWMLLCSRLVAGIGAGAGSSIFSFLTRSTRPEERAGVFAAIMACRQAGLLIGPAFNLFLRLCDFKLGPFVVNKYTSPGIFMCLMWILLQFVVLAMYWDVPPLNSEEEGLMVVELTDDERELLVDPEDALDAYGAVHPDQSETAISSEIQPFQDTSQCPPSPPPSPLPSTGPALGNPFKNFSASREFLREEVVVLLTAQFITLFNQTALETMVTPLTQRCFSFGELGNSLMYGLCGVEVILGFFFVRWLSGQVSDRAVQAAGLVICSTACVWCLIFLADPQGGYSWEMTEFIIGVFLQLLGLPFVAVSQVSLFSKVTAEKTQGFSQGVRRSVGGLATILGPLWAGGLTGNLYLMLGLMLALLIMITVMTALSYSRLVEPKVVQHAQSFDSGGQS